The DNA segment TTTCATTTAAAAGCTATAAATGAAATTAGAAAATTAAAATTAGATATTATACATATACATACAGAATTTGGAGTTGCAATATTAGGTAGAATTATTGCTAAAGCTTTAGGTATACCATTAGTATATACTTATCATACTATGTTAGAAGACTATACACATTATATTAATTTTATGAATATTGATTTACTAGATAAACCCTCTGTAAAATTAGTGGAGATTATTTCAAAAATGTATTGTTATCCATCAAATACAGTAATAGTGCCATCAAAAAAAACTTATGATGTTTTAATGAAATATTCTATAAAAAATAATGATGTAAGAGTATTGCCATCAGGTATAGACTTAGAAAGGTTTAATAATCCAAATAAAGAAAATATAGAAAAATTGAAAAAAGAATATAATTTGGAAGACAAAAAAGTAATGATTTATCTTGGTAGAGTTGCTAAAGAAAAAAATATAGAAATTTTACTAGAAACTTTTAAAAGAAGAAAAGATTTAATTTTATTAGTAGTAGGTGAAGGTCCAGAACTTAAATATTTTAAAGAAAAGTATAACTATGAAAATATAATGTTTTGCGGTAAAAAAGAATATACTGAAGTTGCAGACTATTATTCTCTTGCAGATGGATTTATTTCGGCGAGTAATTCGGAAACACAAGGATTAACTTTTATTGAAGCAATGTCTACAGGTAAAGTATTATTTTGTAGTGATAGAGTTGTATTAAATGACTTACTTTATGAAAATGAAAATGGTTACTTCTTTGACACATCAGATGAATTAAATGATAGAATAGATGAATATTATGCTTTAAGTAAAGAAGAAAGATTATCTATGTCTAATAAATCATTAGAAGTTTCAAAAAGATATGATTTAAAATTATTTATAGAAAAGATTGTAGAAATATATACAAAAAATTTAGGTAAGGTTTACAGAGTAAAAAAAGTTAAATACACTAAAAATGATACAATAAAAATACAAA comes from the Streptobacillus felis genome and includes:
- a CDS encoding glycosyltransferase, with the protein product MRIGLFSDTYLPHANGVAVCVDTLKKGLENLGHDVYVITCNNNLKLVMEDNVLKLPSFLLKDFYNYSFTGPFHLKAINEIRKLKLDIIHIHTEFGVAILGRIIAKALGIPLVYTYHTMLEDYTHYINFMNIDLLDKPSVKLVEIISKMYCYPSNTVIVPSKKTYDVLMKYSIKNNDVRVLPSGIDLERFNNPNKENIEKLKKEYNLEDKKVMIYLGRVAKEKNIEILLETFKRRKDLILLVVGEGPELKYFKEKYNYENIMFCGKKEYTEVADYYSLADGFISASNSETQGLTFIEAMSTGKVLFCSDRVVLNDLLYENENGYFFDTSDELNDRIDEYYALSKEERLSMSNKSLEVSKRYDLKLFIEKIVEIYTKNLGKVYRVKKVKYTKNDTIKIQIRRRVYRISKELFEELNLKVNDKIDKNVLSTIIENKI